A single genomic interval of Lucilia cuprina isolate Lc7/37 chromosome 2, ASM2204524v1, whole genome shotgun sequence harbors:
- the LOC111683954 gene encoding glutamate receptor ionotropic, kainate 2 — translation MQILWCLFWCIIVNSLGNSQQYSQINIGALFYEDELDIEKTFEATVERINSENEGIFKLFPLIRRLSPVDSSIALEKEACDLIDNGVAAIFGPSSKADSDIVSLICNSTGIPHILFDALSEEHQLQKQNHQLTINVYPAQLILSKAYADIVQNFGWRKFTVVYDEEDVSAPTRLQDLLQLRDLHNDVVRVRKFKRNDDYRIIWKSIKGERRIVLDCSPDILVEVLNASIPFDLTGQYNNLFLTNLETHSCNLEDLKDNVTFAVNATAARLGMNGKIYDLNVWERSSLYRSDNNNYNTPLRTLLPDLIYDAVTLYGLALRNISTMYQINPPRVRCEYDNYNKGQTWAMGRFINRVMKTIAPLNDEHFRSSLMQFDEDGQRINFKIEIYEPLENYGVAFWDTKGQITPQHVQANVTKKFIYRVATRIGEPYFMENQTAIEANITGNGRYMGYAVDLIDALAKENGFEYVFVPVADNAYGKYNKETKQWNGIIGELINNDAHMGICDLTITQARKTVVDFTVPFMQLGISILSYQKPFEQKEWSAFLEPFTKDVWIYVMISVFIIAFLFIFMARISKDEWENPHPCNQDPDALENKWNILNSFWLTIGSIMTAGSDILPRSAPMRTFNAMWWIFAVIITNSYTANLAAFLTNSKMEGSITGIEDLAGQTAVKFGTIEGGSTYTFFSESNETTYRLAYNMMQHYDPSAYTKDNIEGVERVLKNNGSYMFLMETTSLEYNTERNCKLKMLGEKFGEKHYAIAVPFGAEYRSNLSVAILRLGERGELFKLKNKWWKNHNNTCDAEVQSDSETPDMTFSEVRGIFYTLGVGVLVAYIAGIVEFLLYTHKVALEEKMTFKEAFIKEFKFVLCVWNNKKPINVTPTNSTRSSSRLSGNTIKSGKSGKSSKSLKSNSRKNTPPAEMLERKSLKSLKSAIVNLVEGKM, via the exons ATGCAAATCTTATGGTgtttattttggtgtataattgtAAATTCTTTGGGAAATTCCCAACAATATTCACAAATAAATATAG gtGCCTTATTTTATGAAGATGAATTGGATATAGAGAAAACATTTGAAGCTACTGTGGAACGTATAAATAGCGAAAATGAGggtatatttaaactttttccacTTATAAGAAGACTTAGTCCAGTAGATAGCAGCATTGCCTTAGAAAAAGAAg cTTGTGACTTAATAGATAATGGTGTCGCTGCTATTTTCGGACCAAGTTCAAAGGCAGACAGTG ACATTGTTTCTCTCATTTGCAATAGTACCGGTATACCTCACATTCTATTTGACGCTCTTAGTGAAGAGCAtcaattgcaaaaacaaaaccatCAGTTAACGATAAACGTTTATCCCGCTCAATTGATTTTATCAAAAGCTTATGCAGATATAGTGCAGAATTTTGGATGGAGAAAATTCACTGTGGTGTACGATGAAGAAGATG TAAGTGCACCCACACGCCTTCAAGATCTCTTACAATTAAGAGACCTTCATAACGATGTGGTACGTGTGCGTAAGTTTAAGCGCAATGACGATTATCGAATAATATGGAAGAGTATTAAGGGTGAAAGACGTATTGTCTTGGATTGTTCTCCTGATATTTTAGTAGAGGTGTTGAATGCCTCCATACCTTTTGATTTAACTGGTCAATATAAT aatttatttttaaccaaTTTGGAAACTCACAGCTGTAATTTGGAGGATTTGAAAGACAATGTAACTTTTGCAGTCAATGCTACGGCAGCACGTTTAGGAATGAATGGAAAAATTTAT GACCTTAATGTCTGGGAGCGATCCTCCTTATATAGAAGTGATAATAACAACTACAATACACCCTTACGGACTTTACTACCAGATCTTATTTATGATGCTGTAACGCTGTATGGTTTGGCTCTTCGAAATATATCAACAATGTATCAAATTAACCCTCCAAGGGTACGATGTGAATATGATAACTACAACAAAGGACAAACCTGGGCTATGGGTCGCTTTATTAACAGAGTTATGAAAACT atCGCTCCCTTAAACGATGAACATTTTCGCTCCAGCTTAATGCAATTCGATGAGGACGGTCAgcgtattaattttaaaattgaaatatatgaACCATTAGAAAATTACGGGGTGGCTTTTTGGGATACCAAGGGACAAATTACTCCACAACATGTGCAGGCCAATGTGACAAAGAAGTTCATATATCGCGTGGCTACACGTATAGGAGAACCCTATTTTATGGAAAA tcAAACTGCCATAGAGGCAAATATAACTGGCAATGGTCGTTATATGGGGTATGCTGTAGATTTAATTGATGCTTTGGCAAAAGAGAATGGTtttgaatatgtttttgttCCAGTAGCCGATAATGCATATGGAAAGTACAACAAAGAAACTAAACAATGGAATGGTATAATAGGAGAATTAATCAATAAT GATGCTCATATGGGTATTTGTGATCTAACTATTACCCAGGCTCGCAAAACAGTTGTGGATTTCACCGTTCCCTTCATGCAATTGGGCATCAGCATATTGAGTTACCAAAAGCCATTCGAACAAAAGGAATGGAGTGCATTTTTAGAGCCGTTCACAAAAGATGTTTGGATCTATGTAATGATTTCTGTATTCATTattgcatttttgtttatttttatggctAG aatttccaAAGATGAATGGGAAAATCCCCATCCTTGTAACCAAGACCCAGATGCCTTAGAAAATAAatggaatattttaaatagtttttggttAACAATTGGCTCCATAATGACAGCTGGTAGTGATATTTTACCCCGTAGTGCTCCCATGCGTACGTTTAATGCCATGTGGTGGATTTTTGCAGTCATTATTACCAATTCCTATACAGCTAATTTAGCTGCTTTTTTGACCAACAGTAAAATGGAGGGGTCAATAACGGGTATAGAAGATTTAGCTGGACAAACCGCTGTTAAATTTGGCACTATAGAGGGTGGTAGTACATACACATTCTTTTCGGAATCGAATGAAACCACTTATCGTTTGGCCTACAACATGATGCAACACTATGATCCTTCGGCCTATACTAAGGATAATATAGAGGGGGTGGAAAGagtattgaaaaataatggTTCCTACATGTTTTTAATGGAAACTACCAGTTTGGAATACAATACAGAACggaattgtaaattaaaaatgttgggAGAGAAGTTTGGTGAAAAACATTATGCTATAGCAGTGCCATTTG GAGCTGAATATCGGTCCAACTTGAGTGTAGCCATTCTCAGATTAGGCGAACGTGgcgaactttttaaattaaaaaataaatggtggaaaaatcataacaacacctGCGATGCAGAAGTCCAAAGTGATTCCGAAACACCTGACATGACATTCTCGGAAGTGCGTGGTATATTTTACACACTAGGTGTCGGCGTGTTGGTGGCTTATATAGCGGGTATTGTAGAGTTCTTACTTTACACACACAAGGTTGCCCTGGAAgagaaaatgacttttaaagAAGCTTTCATCAAAGAGTTTAAGTTTGTCTTGTGCGTTTGGAATAATAAGAAGCCGATCAATGTAACTCCAACAAATAGTACACGATCATCATCACGTTTGTCGGGTAATACTATAAAATCGGGTAAATCTGGAAAGTcgtcaaaatctttaaaatcgaATTCAAGAAAAAATACGCCACCTGCTGAGATGTTGGAACGAAAAAGTTTGAAAAGTTTAAAGAGTGCAATTGTCAATTTAGTTGAGGGTAAAATGTGa